The nucleotide window CAAAGCCAGTCACCATAAACATAAAGGTACGGACGAATACatgatgtgtttgtttgtttgtttttttgactgttGGTTCATTTCCTGGATGAACAGGAAGTTCTGCGGGGCATGGGGGAGGTGATGATCCTGGAGGAGCGTTCTCTAACAGGAACCTGGGAGAACGCCAGTCTGAAGAGGTGGAAGTGGAAAACCGCAAATGATCATgaaaaaagtgaggaaaaaacaacaaaaataatgtttttatggttATATTGAAGTGACatatttctccttttatctTCTTTTAGAGAAAGAATCTCATCAAGGACATAAAGATTTCATTTTGACCATCTCACCTAAAGAAATCCGAACCTTTTTTGTCCACTTCAGCTCCAGAAACCTCGCTTGAGCTTCATCTTTTCTTCTGTGAAGATCATCACTGTTGAATCACCTAAGACATCTTTACTTTATTGCAgatcatgcttttatttttgaaattgattgtaaatttaaaaaaataaagtgatttttttttgtcatactttctccaaactatttttctttcttataaaCTATATTTCTTTCACATGGTAAACACTGTTTATTACAAATGTGGATGTTATTCACAAATATATCACTAAACCAACTTATATGAAAGcagaaatattcattttagCTGGTTTTCGGTTTGCTTACACAAGAttagtattaaaaataaattaaaaaaaaaagtcatttagtTCTACCgcaattattattgaaaaaccACCTTTGTCACAGTTCAGGTatgataatttatgttttttatacttttggtGTTAAGTTAATATATCATTTCTAATATTACATCACATTAAggttaaaaaagttgaaagaaaaactacaaaaaacaataataaacacTGAGAGGCGTagcgctaaagatgctaaacgTTAGCAGCTACACtatcacaaaaataacttcaaaataataaaattactgCTACAACGGCCAAGTAAAGCCAAACATTTGgcttaaaacataaacacagtCACATTTCCTGGTATAAAAAGAACAATTATTACGTATAGACAACTTGAGACTGGATGTGTACTGTAGGAAGTAAACTAgtctctaaaaatacattttaagtatAAAGTTTTCGTACAGATTAGTAAGCATATTCCTGTGTGGAATAAGAACAATTTCCTTCTGGGCTTTCAaagttaattttacttttttgtttgttttgtttttgtccattttgggtAGCAGCtgtcaaaaaatcaaaataaaaggaaaaaaaacaaaaagaaaaataaataaaacttaaaaataactaaataaataaataattgtgtttGAATTTGACCAAATGGGTTCTCTGGGGTTATAAAAGAGTACGTTTTGCTAAAGGCTTTATAATATTTCTCcctttttctgaatttctgtTGAAATCTAAATGAATTAAGATGTGCTAATTGTAATAATTTAAATTCTGAAGTTTATAGGGTCGGAGCTTTCTTGCAGGATTaatttaaattagattaaaaatagatttttattcgttttttcaACATAATGTGTTTTCAACTTTCAAGCTAGGCTGCAGTTCTCCAACTTGGCCACTAGGGGCGCCTGGCGGAGACAGACGAACCTAATTCCTGGACCAAACCCGAACATTTCCGGAACAAATACCCATATGCAGACGTTTAATTGGGCGGATTTAGTCTTTCCCTGGATCACCTGACGGATTAACAATGACCTCCAGCCGCACAGGAGCGATATCCGGTTAGATTCCTGCTAAGATGAGCAGTGGAGGTGTGAGTACTGGTTCTggtgtttctgtctgtctgtttccTCCCTCATGTTTTATCATCTTACCATAATAAGGGGAGTGACTGGGAACAATGGGAATGCTGGATGCTGGGAGGAGGCGTTGCTAGGATACAGGGAGGATGCTGATGTCTCCCAGAAGACACAGTGATGCAGATTGATGTGATTGGTTTTGCTTCATGTCTGCAGAAGCGAGACAGGGAGCAGAAGAGGAAACTGCAGCAATTTCTGAATGATTTGGCTTTGCTTGGATCATTACAGGTCTGCTCCGCCCCGTTTATACACACACTTTATTCAGAGTCAGTTCATCAGTGCGTTTGCTGCTGTGGTTACTCCTCAGGGTTTTAAATACTTCCAGCCGTGGCTCAGAGGGAAAGAGGAGTTACTGCTGACCGTCGTCAACGAGGATCTGGTTAGTTTAGAGAAAACTGAGGAAGTATAATTTATGGCATGactacggtggccctaaagTACACaattaaaagagcaaaacagcttaaaaaacaaaaaacattgcattttaaacatcaaaatgaCATTTCGGGAAccataacaaaaataaaaataaataaattaaacaaaataaaaatgaagcattttggaaaacaaaagtagtttccagaaatcaaaataaaatgttaaaaaatgtccaaagcCACTATTTCAATATCAAATCtctgcaaaaaaagtaaaatactcACTAGATTGGTATATAAATCAAGATacattgcatttgaacattttttagaaaataaaaagtcaaaaatatcaTGAGATTTTGAAACATATATGTaagatattttcaaataaaattatctgaagTGCACAATTAACAGagcaaaacagcttaaaaaacaaaagaaaaaccttacattttaaacatcaaaaGGACATTTCAGGAAccataacaaaaataaaaataaataaataaaactaaataaaaatgaaggattttggaaaacaaaagtattttccagaaatcaaaattaaatgttaaaaaatgtccaaatccACTATTTCAATATCAAATCTctgcaaaaaagtaaaagatgcatttgaacatttttttagaaaataaaaagtcaaaaaaaaaaatcatgagattttgaaaaatatatttttaatttgtacattttttaaacatcttttaattttttggggtaatttaaaaaaaatttaaaattaattaaaaaaatagatgtaagATActtttcaagcttaattttcttttctttttttttagtctctgtaaaatgttcatacttTTTAGGTTTTCACTTCAAGAAATCTGTCATTtgccattgaaaaaaaaagtagtgagcatggtgtccaaattacttattactattttttattttgttttagtagtTAAGAGATCatggagggaattcggacagaGTCAATAAGAAACCAGTAAAATAGGTACTACTACTTTGTGTTGACATTTGTCCATCATTACAAGCACAAAGTCATTTGGCATGAAGTGACACCAGTTATATCTAGTAtactaatcataaaacttttattagtatGTGGAAATTAAAGAcacgtttaaaataaaataatgcatcAAAAGTCAAATGTCATAATCAGCGACgtcccatagtacctaccttttctgGTCACTTGTTATGTTtccttttaaacataattttaatttctggaaattattttctttttttatgtgtttacttTCTTGAATTTTTGCTATGATTTCTAAAATTCAAtgtagttgttttattattagttttgcCTTAATAATGATcgttaaaaagtttttgcgcgagtcgatgtgatttgtacttcagggccaccgtaccttGACTTCCACCCTCTTTTTGCAGAGTTGTCGCTCTCCTGGATTTGTGGTGTCCAGAGCCTCCTcacgctcctcctcctcctccagcagcttgAACAGCAGTGACGTCTCTCCCAGCAGCAGCTCCCCCAGCCTGGCCAGCAGGAGCAGCTCCCCCTTACCTGGAGATCCTGAGGGGCCACAAGACCCCCAGTCTCACCAGCACCCCAAGAAACACCCTCAGACTTCCAGGTGACTAACACGACTGTGTAGCAGTTGGATCCCACCGCCGCCACCAGTGTAGCCGGCTTTCTGGGGTTTGGTGTCGGTAAGGTGGAGTGtcaagtttaaaataaggaaGCACAGAGATGGACTAATCATTCAAATACCCAGAAACCATTGGTCACTTCATGTCATGTaggataaaaatgttaatattgaTAAATTGAGgtggcttttcaaaataaaatgcagctaCATTTTCTGGTTAAAGTGCACCattatttagattaaaacagaaattaaacaggaagtgatgaacttataaaaaatatttgcagagcagtttttaattttaatgaaataagcAATCTATATGGATTATGATAATATAGACGTTTCAATGTAATTTGTTTCATaacctttcagaataaagtaaaaacaacaggaaCACAAGAGcctttttctttagtaaaactaCAATCTGATCAAGCTGATATCATGAATCTCAAAAGTAAtattatacatatatgtatatatatattattttacttatttattttgttatttatttacgttttggacacaaaaagaaaaaaatgacagaatagaATGAATGTTCTCGTTTTAGTTGTGACATTTTcttccaaaagtaaaaaaaaaaaaatatatatatatatatatataaaatgtaaaaaattactaaaactTCAACAATTCTTGtgtatgttttaaagttgtttctaacaattaatctaaaaatatatattaaagcaCCATTATGTAATCATCACCTTGAGCTACAAATTTGTAACaacttctttaacttttttttttagttcaagtgAACTATGTaaaatattgtggaaaaatatatattttttaaaaatataaagttagaAATCTGTTAATTTTAAGGAgcttgataaataaataagtacttttttcattttttcctgttctcattattatctatttttaggataaaatgtaaaatttgtaaTTCTAAAGATAAATACACCAAAGATTTaggtaaaaaatgttctggaatATAATCTCAAAGCCTATTCTCATATAATCTCAAAGCCTATTCtcaaaaaaagcttgtttttgtaaacaaaaaatcatCAGGCGGAGAAAAGCGTACTGTcatttctaaacatttaaaattttgattttattttgaaattctttgtTAAATTTGCTGTTACATGTATCCTCagttcattattttaaatttgaagcaaaaaataaataaataaaaatgagaagctATTTTTCCTGCTATTTTTTATGATTCTTatatgactaaataaaaaaagagtaaaagtgatcatttttcaacaaagaataatttgcatttacataaaacatcaaagtgagtcacttttttaatcctttaaaaaatgaaagctgcttttattttgaaaacctaCCTACAAATAGgcaaaaatctaataaatagaccaaatgatttgtttttatagagcttttttgctgcatttagaAACATTTAGACTTAAATACGAGCAAAAGATTTATcagtaaaaaacacattatttctgttttcccAGAGAATCCAGTGAAGAGCATCTACTTCCTGCATCTCCCAGTGAAAGAGAAATAGCCGTACCAGTAAGTTCAGTCGAGACGAATcgttcttttctttgttttttgttttgttttaagtggATTAGATCCATTTCTTTCCTTCTTCCAGGAGGTGAACTGCACTCTGTTTCTATTGGCTGGCTATGTCAAATATGGACGCCCCTACGCTTGGATTCGCTCCAACCACGAGCGCCTGGTCAACATCGGCGGCACCGACTCGATGGTTAAGGACACGCCCATGAAGCTCAAGTCCATCACAGACTGGCAGACTCGAGGTATGAAGACGATGTGTGAATCAAGATCATCAGATAAACCACCTGCAGATGTGTGTGATGAAGACTGACTGTCTGCAGGTGTTACCAAAATAAATGACCTCTGGTCTTGGTGTTTGATTCCCAGGCATCCGCGTGTGGGACATGGTCAGTGAGCTGGTTAGTCTTTGCACCGTTCCCTCCCCGTCCAACCCCTTTGCGCTGGACATGCGCTACGTCAAAAGCCTCCCCCTGCCCGACCGCTTCTTCGTGACGGGAGCTCTGATGAGCTTCCTGGAGACGTACGTGGTGTACGGGGACCGAGACCAGCTGCACTACGACAAAGGTGAGTCTGTGTGTCAGCAGGTGGCGCCGTTGAGTTGCACGGTTTACTGACTGTGAAACTCTCGTTCTAGTGGTGGAGGAGGTGAAGCCTCTGAGGCGTCTGCATGTCCAATCGCTGCTGGAGCTGCGGCGACTCGGCAACCCCACGACGAACGACTCTTCCAGATGAAATTCTACCCATCCCCCACATAAAATCTTAGGCTATATCCGAATTCTTTCACTAATTGTGTCGTGTCCGATCTACAAtcccaaaatccagtgccctagaaatttccttaagtttctgcaaaaaactagtgtCCATCAATGCTTGGCGAAATTATTGgcgaaaatagaccacaatgcattgcgtctAAATGATTcatcattttacaaaatgtatgttaggctatgtctgaattccctccatAACtaataactacaaaaaaactataaagcgTGGGACCATctagtaccctggattttaaaagcattttggaCACTATGTATGGAGTCTtgaaagagccaaaatgaaataaatatatacaccattaaataaataaataaatgtgtcattaattatttcatattaaatgtatttatttcaatttggctcttttaacctacaagggacagtgaaataaataaatatgtcattaaatacttaaatgttccattttaatattttaatgccacatttatttcaacatttatttatttattgccacttttaagtaattaatgacacatttatttatttatttaatggtgtacatatttatttcaatttggctctttccAGACTCCATAACTATGttcacttctttttatttatttattttttattttattcaaaattaaaaatcttactatgacgtcaccaatttcacaaagcgAAAACCTAATCAATGCAAGTGTTTTACAACTATTTACGAAtctacattgatttttttttacgcaATGCGTTGTGGTCCATATTCCTTAATCTGGCaagcagagaattctgggaaatttctagggcacgcAATTTTAGAATTGTAGGCTATGTtagaattccttccctactctctatgtagtgcgttcgccattttctagtggtgtccaaatctacaattccaaaatcaagcgcactagaaatttcccagaagtctttgcaaaaaccaGTGTAAATCAATGCTAACTACATAAGCGAATATAGACCCCATTAGATTCCAGTCGAAAAATGTTTgcgaaaaaagtgtttaaatataattttttaataaaccatccacattttcatcatcagaacacagttgagtcacaaatagacgccAAGAAATATTTGAATTAATTCAATTTGGTGATGTAATAACCAGCGTttagagaaacaaaataaaagtagtgatCATGGGgtccaaattgtttttaaaatccagggcactttatagttttttagtagttagagattAAGGTGGAAATTCTGAcatagtagattcagacagcactacaaaatggcgaacacactatatagagCACTATTTTCATcgtcagaacacagtggattcatagtTTCCActttatatgagaactggattaagtgagtgtgatgtcatccattaaaaatgtcttcttctGGTTCCAATGAAATGTAGTCTATTTAAACCCCATTTTTTCGTGATATGTACAATGTTTGGCGCCAAACACTGTACAGTGACCTAGCAATTCCAAAACATACTAGCTTTTTGATCTGCAAATTTGACGCTACAATTGACTatatacgagaactggactgagtggcccctccccccttgtgttccataagccaaaatcccatagacctctattaagaaataaacagcttttactgtttttattctttgtgttaaaataacCGTTCTTgctttgatacttttttaacatgctcttaaatatttctattatttCTCCTTATTTTGTGTTGTACAAGTTATTCAAAGTATAAACTGATCAATTAGAATCCTATGAAAGTATGTGTTCTGATTGAATGTTCGATTGTGAGATTTTGTGTAGCCAAAGGTCAAGTGGTAGGAGTGTGTGTATTTTGCCCTCCTGATTGGATcctggttgctatagaaacaatTATTAAGAATAACTCGGGATAATCACTAGTTACAGTCCATCTGTCACCATCTTCAATATGGTGGCCTCcgtatcagaaaaaaaattggcaactTTGACTTTTTCAAAAGTACGCCATTTTCGATGGGTGATATCCAACtcacccagtccagttcttttatacaatCACTGGCCAGCCTCCACATCAAACATTGGAGGCGTCTAACAgattccaacaagctcactcctgattggtgagagaaatgactcagaccaatcacttcttactgacgatttctggttccaacatgtcCGTCTAATTGAATTCATGTCATTAGATCCTGAATTAAGtcatttctatgggtgacatcacacttgcccagtccagttctcacattcAGTCACTGTTCCAGGTTAGTGAATGAATAGCCTCAATCTTAAACCAGATTTATGactttgaaatgtaaatgttcaaacaaatttaaaacctgttttataAGATGCTTTAGAGAACAAgttgtataaagaaaaaaataaagtcctgGGAATGTAGTCACATGAATAATCATAAGTCATAGGACCTGTAATAGCTTTGCCTCCTCTCCACTCCTACAGCATTAAAGACAAGAAGTGTGTTTACTTCAGGCcaaatataacatttgaaaaatgaagccTTCCAGTCAGCAGACGAGATCATTACTCAGAGTGAAAGCAGCGAGTTCAAGCAGGTTGCAGACTTACCCACaaactttatattaaaaaaaaagttttaataattcttaaaatacattttcagtttaaataggTATAACATAAAACAGTACATTGATAAAATACATCCTAAAAGCAGGCAGAGGAACACCCCCAATCTTCTGACATTCGGGTTTTgccatttgtaaaataaaaataaaaatactgacatGCAAAGAAAATTTTGCagtcaaaataaactaaaatatgttgtttttagctttggtccgaaacagaaaaagataaatagCTTCGAATTTGTAAACTTGGTGTGAAATGATCAGAGGTGTGGTTCTGTCGTTTTATGAAgcaatattacaaaat belongs to Oryzias melastigma strain HK-1 linkage group LG18, ASM292280v2, whole genome shotgun sequence and includes:
- the si:dkey-19b23.7 gene encoding uncharacterized protein si:dkey-19b23.7 isoform X2 codes for the protein MSSGGKRDREQKRKLQQFLNDLALLGSLQGFKYFQPWLRGKEELLLTVVNEDLSCRSPGFVVSRASSRSSSSSSSLNSSDVSPSSSSPSLASRSSSPLPGDPEGPQDPQSHQHPKKHPQTSRESSEEHLLPASPSEREIAVPEVNCTLFLLAGYVKYGRPYAWIRSNHERLVNIGGTDSMVKDTPMKLKSITDWQTRGIRVWDMVSELVSLCTVPSPSNPFALDMRYVKSLPLPDRFFVTGALMSFLETYVVYGDRDQLHYDKVVEEVKPLRRLHVQSLLELRRLGNPTTNDSSR
- the si:dkey-19b23.7 gene encoding uncharacterized protein si:dkey-19b23.7 isoform X1, with translation MQIDVIGFASCLQKRDREQKRKLQQFLNDLALLGSLQGFKYFQPWLRGKEELLLTVVNEDLSCRSPGFVVSRASSRSSSSSSSLNSSDVSPSSSSPSLASRSSSPLPGDPEGPQDPQSHQHPKKHPQTSRESSEEHLLPASPSEREIAVPEVNCTLFLLAGYVKYGRPYAWIRSNHERLVNIGGTDSMVKDTPMKLKSITDWQTRGIRVWDMVSELVSLCTVPSPSNPFALDMRYVKSLPLPDRFFVTGALMSFLETYVVYGDRDQLHYDKVVEEVKPLRRLHVQSLLELRRLGNPTTNDSSR